One stretch of Anabrus simplex isolate iqAnaSimp1 chromosome 3, ASM4041472v1, whole genome shotgun sequence DNA includes these proteins:
- the LOC136867452 gene encoding histone H3.3A-like, with protein sequence MVRTKLTARKSTGGKAPRKQLATKAARKSAPSTGGVKKPHSYRPGTVALREIRRYQKSTELLIRKLPFQRLVREIAQDFKTFFFFARGFTRAPLRARPTRPVKTVLRFQSAAIGALQEATEAYLVGLFEDSNLCAIHAKRVTIMPKDIQLARRIRGERA encoded by the exons ATGGTTCGTACAAAGCTGACGGCTCGTAAATCGACTGGAGGAAAAGCTCCTCGCAAGCAGTTAGCTACTAAAGCAGCGCGAAAAAGTGCGCCATCCACAGGAGGTGTGAAGAAGCCTCATAGTTACAGGCCAGGTACAGTCGCTCTTCGAGAAATTAGGCGATACCAGAAATCTACTGAGTTGTTGATCCGCAAGTTACCTTTCCAGCGCTTGGTCCGTGAAATTGCTCAGGATTtcaagaccttttttttttttgctaggggctttac ccgcgcgcctctacgcgcacggccaactcgcccggtgaagactGTTCTTCGATTCCAGAGTGCAGCTATTGGAGCTCTGCAGGAAGCCACTGAGGCATACCTTGTCGGTCTGTTTGAAGATAGCAACTTGTGCGCTATCCATGCCAAGCGTGTGACTATCATGCCTAAAGATATTCAGCTTGCTCGACGCATCAGAGGAGAACGTGCTTAA